One segment of Erigeron canadensis isolate Cc75 chromosome 2, C_canadensis_v1, whole genome shotgun sequence DNA contains the following:
- the LOC122587258 gene encoding 40S ribosomal protein S10-1-like: MIIPDKNRKAISKYLFQEGVCFAKKDYNLAKHPEIDVPNLQVIKLMQSFKSKEYVKETFAWMHYYWYLTNDGIEFLRTYLNLPSDIVPATLKKSAKPLGRPSGGPPGDRPRGPPRFDGDRPRFGDRDGYRGGPRGPPGEFGAEKDGAPADYQPAFNRGAGGRPSFGRGGGGYGGAAPPSSSFS, translated from the exons ATG ATCATTCCTGACAAGAATCGCAAGGCCATCTCCAAATACCTCTTTCAAG AGGGTGTTTGTTTCGCCAAAAAGGATTACAATTTGGCTAAGCATCCGGAAATCGATGTACCAAATTTGCAAGTGATTAAGCTTATGCAGAGTTTTAAGTCTAAGGAATACGTGAAAGAGACTTTTGCTTGGATGCACTATTATTGGTATTTGACCAATGATGGAATTGAGTTTTTGAGGACTTACTTGAACCTGCCTTCTGATATTGTTCCTGCTACTTTGAAGAAATCTGCTAAGCCTCTTGGTCGTCCATCTGGCGGGCCACCAGGCGACCGTCCACG TGGTCCTCCTAGATTTGATGGGGATAGGCCAAGATTTGGTGACCGAGATGGGTACCGTGGTGGTCCAAGAGGGCCTCCTGGAGAATTTGGTGCCGAGAAGGATGGAGCTCCTGCTGATTACCAGCCTGCTTTCAACAGG GGTGCTGGTGGTAGGCCAAGCTTTGGTCGTGGAGGTGGCGGCTATGGAGGAGCTGCACCACCAAGCTCAAGCTTCTCTTAA
- the LOC122587458 gene encoding glutaminyl-peptide cyclotransferase-like: protein MEKLPILVTDRKPYQLQHCSTTPKSSSPSKTSDPFSSPLKSNVAVNKILIPAMRNKKKSIKRSNLIVKQSQSQPPMHHNNSSSLSNSPPFRTKNVVVFVSILSLAAVIILSFNTLTSSFTSNDVVSVSIHSFETVHEFPHDPHAFTQGLLYGGNDTLFESTGLNGYSSVREVDIRTGKIKTIQNMDSSYFGEGLTLLDQRLYQVTWLGKTGFTYDRYNLTKFKRFTHDMKDGWGLATDGKVLFGSDGSSSLYHMNPQTMKVVTEQVVKYKGLEVHNLNELEYINNEIWANIWQSDCIARISPADGNVIGWILLPELREGLLAAGNRIDVLNGIAWDEDNKRLFVTGKLWPKLYEIKLQPLRKPLQAPIERLCLRGPVHFRRK from the exons atggaaaaattgCCAATACTTGTAACAGACAGGAAGCCATATCAGCTGCAGCATTGTTCAACAACCCccaaatcatcatcaccatcaaaaaCATCAGATCCTTTTTCATCTCCTTTAAAGTCAAATGTTGCAGTCAACAAAATACTCATTCCTGCCAtgagaaacaaaaagaaatccATTAAACGTTCAAATCTCATTGTTAAACAATCACAATCTCAACCCCCAATGCATCATAATAATTCATCTTCTCTTTCTAATTCCCCTCCTTTTCGAACTAAAAACGTCGTCGTTTTCGTTTCGATTTTATCTCTAGCAGCTGTGATTATACTTTCATTCAATACCTTGACCTCCTCCTTTACATCCAACGACGTCGTTTCCGTCTCCATTCATTCTTTCGAAACCGTTCACGAGTTCCCTCACGATCCTCACGCGTTCACTCAG GGGCTATTGTATGGAGGAAATGATACATTATTCGAGTCAACCGGTCTCAATGGATAT TCGTCAGTTAGGGAGGTAGATATTCGGACGGGAAAG ATTAAGACTATACAGAACATGGACAGCTCTTATTTTGGAGAGGGTTTAACTCTTTTGGACCAAAG GTTGTATCAAGTAACTTGGTTGGGGAAAACTGGTTTCACATATGACCGATATAATTTAACCAAA TTCAAAAGATTTACTCATGATATGAAAGATGGCTGGGGATTAGCAACTGACGGGAAAGTACTCTTTGGAAGCGATGGGTCGTCTTCCTTATATCACATGAATCCTCAAACAATGAAAG TTGTAACAGAGCAAGTTGTTAAATATAAAGGTCTAGAAGTGCATAATCTGAATGAACTAGAGTACATAAACAATGAAATTTGGGCAAACATCTGGCAG AGTGACTGCATAGCTAGAATATCACCTGCCGATGGAAATGTGATTGGATGGATTCTCCTTCCAGAACTGAG AGAGGGATTATTAGCCGCTGGCAACAGA ATTGATGTGTTGAATGGCATAGCATGGGATGAAGATAATAAACGGCTTTTTG TTACAGGGAAACTTTGGCCAAAGCTATATGAGATAAAGCTACAGCCACTGAGAAAACCTTTGCAGGCGCCCATTGAACGTCTTTGCTTGAGGGGCCCCGTTCATTTTAGAAGAAAGTGA